A stretch of Pseudoprevotella muciniphila DNA encodes these proteins:
- the pyrE gene encoding orotate phosphoribosyltransferase, producing the protein MLAKLFAQKLLAVEAVKLSPEAPFTWASGWKSPIYCDNRKLLSYPDIRTFVKLELARLVAENFGEAEVVAGVATGAIAQGALVADLLGLPFVYVRPKPKDHGMGNQIEGQLDAAKKVVVVEDLISTGGSSLKAVDAIRKNGNEIVGMVASYTYGFDVAASAFADANVKLLTLSDYNAVIEVAAETGYIKQEQIETLAAWRKNPAEWGK; encoded by the coding sequence ATGTTAGCAAAACTCTTTGCACAGAAACTCCTGGCTGTAGAAGCCGTGAAACTGAGCCCAGAAGCACCATTTACCTGGGCAAGCGGTTGGAAGTCTCCTATCTATTGCGATAATCGCAAACTATTGTCATATCCCGACATCCGCACATTCGTGAAGTTGGAGTTGGCTCGTCTTGTGGCAGAAAACTTCGGCGAGGCAGAAGTGGTGGCTGGTGTGGCTACCGGAGCCATAGCACAAGGTGCTCTCGTGGCGGATTTGCTCGGTTTGCCTTTCGTCTATGTACGACCCAAACCGAAAGACCATGGCATGGGCAACCAGATAGAAGGTCAACTCGATGCCGCAAAGAAAGTGGTAGTAGTGGAGGACCTTATCTCGACAGGAGGAAGCAGTCTGAAGGCAGTGGATGCCATCCGTAAGAATGGTAACGAGATTGTTGGCATGGTGGCAAGTTACACTTATGGCTTCGATGTTGCAGCAAGCGCCTTTGCCGATGCCAATGTAAAACTCCTTACGCTCTCGGACTATAATGCCGTCATCGAAGTGGCAGCAGAAACGGGCTACATCAAACAGGAACAGATAGAGACTCTCGCTGCATGGAGAAAAAATCCGGCAGAGTGGGGAAAGTAG
- a CDS encoding thymidine kinase, translating into MEKYEENRGRELFSRGRIEVICGSMFSGKTEELIRRLKRARIAKQKVEIFKPAIDTRYSEEDVVSHDSNAIASTPIDSSTSLLLMTDEADVVGIDEAQFFDEGLVGVCNELANRGKRVIIAGLDMDFKGVPFGPMPALCAIAEDVTKVHAICVRCGDLAYVSHRTIADERRVVLGEKAEYEPLCRHCYEQDKKDKSNTPHNL; encoded by the coding sequence ATGGAAAAATATGAAGAAAATCGCGGCAGGGAACTTTTCAGCCGCGGAAGAATAGAAGTTATTTGCGGATCGATGTTCTCCGGCAAAACCGAAGAACTCATCCGACGTCTCAAACGTGCGCGCATAGCCAAGCAGAAGGTGGAAATCTTCAAACCTGCCATCGACACCCGTTACAGCGAAGAAGACGTAGTGTCGCACGACTCCAATGCGATTGCTTCCACCCCTATCGACTCATCGACATCGTTGCTGCTAATGACGGACGAAGCCGACGTGGTAGGCATCGATGAAGCACAATTCTTCGACGAAGGATTGGTCGGTGTGTGTAATGAACTCGCCAACAGGGGTAAGCGTGTCATTATCGCAGGACTTGACATGGATTTCAAGGGTGTGCCTTTCGGACCTATGCCTGCACTCTGCGCCATAGCAGAAGACGTTACGAAAGTGCATGCCATCTGTGTGCGCTGCGGCGACTTGGCATACGTGTCGCACCGCACCATAGCCGACGAACGGCGAGTGGTGCTTGGAGAGAAAGCCGAATATGAGCCCCTCTGCCGCCACTGCTACGAACAAGACAAGAAGGACAAAAGCAACACTCCACACAACCTATGA
- the pepD gene encoding beta-Ala-His dipeptidase has product MIYDIFKEINNVPRPSWHEEKIADWLCNFAETHHLDYDRDAKNCIVIRKPATTGCENAEPIVLHAHMDMVCVAEKGKTFNPQTDPIEAYIEDGWMKARGTSLGADNGLGLAMALEVMRSNDLVHGPLELFITTNEEDGMTGAAAVSPDFVKARKMIDLDSEDYDTITVGAAGAYLQTAELPLTHEETKPGYDFFVLSIEGGLGGHSGVDIGKGRNNAVKTMGRVLSAIKEACPDLQLCTINAGEANASIAANAEAVIGVPKENSEIIEAMTGTLLPVNPNDPNMKLACTYAERPANAISDNATDALLECLEALPFGVLKMSEHMAGTVETSSNVGVLKTEKDHFFISAHSRSFVYDDMVALGESICQIFKKYGAKTNFIMSTPAWEENAESDYVHLVEQTFIDVLGFKPRKVQMHFVMEMGYFVEKFPGIEIVPIGPRIIEPHSTSERVELSTVDNIWKVLVELLKRLAQA; this is encoded by the coding sequence ATGATTTACGATATTTTCAAGGAAATCAACAATGTTCCCCGCCCTTCCTGGCATGAAGAAAAAATAGCAGACTGGCTCTGCAACTTTGCCGAGACACACCATCTCGACTATGACCGCGATGCCAAAAACTGCATCGTTATCAGAAAACCCGCCACAACAGGCTGCGAGAATGCCGAACCCATTGTTCTCCATGCACACATGGACATGGTCTGTGTGGCAGAAAAAGGAAAAACTTTCAATCCGCAGACCGACCCTATTGAAGCCTACATAGAAGATGGCTGGATGAAGGCGCGCGGCACCTCGCTTGGTGCTGACAACGGTTTGGGACTTGCCATGGCGCTGGAAGTGATGCGGAGCAACGACCTTGTACATGGTCCGCTCGAACTTTTTATCACTACAAACGAGGAAGACGGCATGACAGGAGCCGCTGCAGTGTCGCCAGACTTTGTCAAGGCACGCAAGATGATTGACCTTGACTCGGAAGACTACGATACCATTACCGTGGGTGCTGCAGGTGCATACTTGCAGACGGCGGAACTGCCACTAACTCATGAAGAGACAAAGCCCGGTTATGATTTCTTCGTTCTCAGCATAGAAGGCGGACTCGGCGGACATTCCGGTGTGGATATAGGCAAAGGGCGCAACAATGCCGTAAAGACCATGGGACGCGTGCTGTCGGCGATAAAAGAAGCATGCCCTGACCTGCAACTCTGCACCATTAATGCAGGAGAAGCAAATGCCTCCATAGCCGCCAACGCAGAAGCCGTTATCGGTGTTCCAAAAGAAAACAGTGAGATCATTGAAGCGATGACAGGTACACTACTGCCGGTCAACCCCAATGACCCCAACATGAAACTCGCCTGTACCTATGCAGAACGCCCTGCAAATGCCATCAGCGACAATGCAACTGACGCCTTACTCGAATGTCTTGAAGCATTGCCTTTCGGTGTACTGAAAATGAGCGAGCACATGGCTGGGACAGTGGAAACATCGAGCAATGTGGGAGTCTTAAAGACGGAAAAAGACCACTTCTTCATCAGTGCGCACTCACGGAGTTTTGTTTATGACGATATGGTTGCTCTGGGTGAGAGCATCTGCCAGATATTTAAGAAATACGGAGCAAAGACGAATTTTATAATGTCAACGCCCGCTTGGGAAGAGAACGCAGAGTCGGACTATGTTCATCTAGTGGAACAAACTTTCATCGATGTATTAGGATTTAAGCCAAGAAAGGTGCAGATGCACTTTGTGATGGAAATGGGCTATTTTGTAGAAAAATTCCCTGGTATAGAAATCGTGCCTATCGGACCACGTATCATAGAGCCACATTCCACGAGCGAAAGGGTGGAACTCTCCACTGTGGACAATATCTGGAAAGTGCTTGTAGAATTATTGAAACGCTTAGCACAGGCTTAG
- a CDS encoding GNAT family N-acetyltransferase, translated as MIRPFRAEDAASIAEIYNYYVLYTTTSFETIAVSAEQMRDRLTAFSREAPVLVAEEDGAIVGYCYAHPWKERAAYSHTYETTVYLTQEVLGKGYGRMLMERLIKGCRQLDIRVLIACITAENTASCKFHEQLGFRKVSEFHQVGRKFDKWLDVVDYELIL; from the coding sequence ATGATACGCCCATTTCGTGCGGAAGACGCTGCTTCTATAGCCGAAATATACAACTATTACGTGCTGTATACAACCACGAGTTTCGAAACCATTGCAGTCAGTGCAGAGCAAATGAGAGACCGTCTGACCGCTTTCAGCCGAGAGGCTCCCGTGCTTGTAGCAGAAGAAGATGGTGCGATAGTGGGCTATTGCTATGCTCACCCATGGAAAGAGCGTGCGGCTTACAGCCATACTTATGAAACCACAGTCTATCTCACACAAGAAGTATTAGGCAAAGGCTATGGACGTATGCTGATGGAACGGTTGATAAAAGGTTGCCGACAACTTGATATTCGCGTGCTCATCGCATGTATCACGGCAGAAAATACAGCCAGTTGCAAGTTCCATGAACAACTTGGTTTCAGAAAAGTTTCTGAGTTTCATCAAGTTGGTCGGAAATTCGACAAATGGCTCGATGTGGTGGATTACGAACTGATTCTCTGA
- a CDS encoding phosphatase PAP2 family protein, whose amino-acid sequence MQQLQELENELILFINYDGSYNIDRFWWMFSSKFTWIATVLTIVAYFAWKAKKWREVLLILTAFVIMGLLTDWVSSNVFKPIFARLRPSHNPDIIDSLYLYVDSAGHLYHGGTYGFFSAHAANSFGAITMLGLIFRRKWVIIAGAIWALAFCYSRLYLGVHYVGDVLVGMIWGCLVGALVYHGYARVHRRLEKKWNLLPIREIYDQEPWPVIIVHYTAIAVIAIIAFF is encoded by the coding sequence ATGCAGCAATTACAAGAATTAGAAAACGAACTTATCCTCTTTATAAACTATGATGGAAGTTACAATATCGACCGGTTTTGGTGGATGTTTTCCAGCAAGTTTACGTGGATTGCCACTGTTCTTACAATTGTGGCATATTTTGCTTGGAAGGCAAAGAAATGGAGAGAAGTATTGCTCATTCTGACAGCCTTCGTCATCATGGGGCTATTGACCGACTGGGTGTCCTCAAATGTTTTCAAACCAATTTTTGCCCGATTACGACCTTCACATAATCCCGATATCATAGATTCACTCTATCTCTACGTGGATAGCGCAGGCCATTTATACCATGGCGGGACTTATGGTTTCTTTTCAGCACATGCCGCAAACAGTTTCGGTGCAATAACCATGTTAGGACTTATTTTCCGAAGAAAATGGGTAATTATTGCCGGAGCGATATGGGCATTGGCATTTTGCTATTCCCGCCTGTATCTTGGTGTGCATTATGTGGGCGATGTACTTGTTGGAATGATTTGGGGCTGCTTGGTAGGTGCATTAGTGTATCACGGCTATGCAAGGGTTCATCGTAGGTTAGAAAAGAAATGGAACCTGTTGCCCATCAGAGAGATATACGACCAAGAGCCTTGGCCTGTCATTATCGTTCACTACACTGCCATTGCGGTAATAGCCATTATTGCATTTTTCTAA
- a CDS encoding TonB-dependent receptor domain-containing protein — translation MNRIIFTLFAAMLSVIAIAQGSVRGNVYDETTHEPLSFSNVQIMQDNKAIKTSTTDVEGAFAITNIPFGKYNIKVSHLGYSSESWQVVLDSVHHAVKFDTLTFVKTSEGTAVVTAQRSTMRLEVDRKSYNVDQTIANTGATADEVLENIPSVEVDQDGNISLRGNSSVEVWINGRASGLTSENRYEILQQLPAESIERVEVIDNPSAKFSAEGSAGIINIVLKKNRKAGYYGSVQVGGNTNGGANASGNINYSSSKFDAYLNLGYRHRHNNRGGSYSRQTYTDEDIFQNYDGKNQSRGNNLFTRAGITYHATPKDDITLAGMMMQGGHNRVNSTLYRYGTLSTGIENSNMFRRTATDGNMQMYHGELVYQHNFSETHFLSASAEYNRWMMNDEAVYQDSTTYADGITPSEYSYQLRPNLIRNRSMEFKLDYENQITDNFKLQTGYDARLSHENTPQSMEADYTDWNGAHLVMDENFFNRFIYSLDVHALYATASLQFGKLGVMAGLRGEYWKVNTESYNYEQETDRTKRNPAFKKDFFQLFPSVFLNYQLSKADQIQLNYSRRLRRPFGGQLNNFKNTRDASIIDMGNPHLEPEYSNALSLNYLRIWELHSLSVSAYYRPTTNVMQRIQYRNNTDGLMYQTNENVSKSVSTGLEIVAKNKLFKILDLTTTANFYYFKMHGYNFLVEDQIVSGKGNENFCWNLRSMGSFTLPANFTLQLTADYRSRQSTAQGFRRSNFSFDAGLRKTFLNRKFTVALNCRDLFDTRKFRNVTVTDQFTRDQKFWRGGRNVNLTLTWNFGNMKQKPKKRQAQQQDDMDMNGGYDNGSEME, via the coding sequence ATGAACAGAATTATTTTTACCCTTTTCGCAGCAATGCTCTCTGTTATAGCAATAGCACAAGGCAGTGTTCGCGGAAATGTTTATGACGAGACGACCCACGAGCCTTTGTCGTTTTCTAACGTCCAGATTATGCAGGACAACAAGGCCATCAAAACATCTACAACCGACGTTGAAGGTGCATTTGCCATCACAAACATCCCTTTTGGTAAATATAACATCAAAGTGAGCCATCTCGGCTATAGTTCCGAGAGTTGGCAAGTTGTACTCGACTCCGTACACCACGCCGTGAAGTTCGACACGCTCACATTCGTAAAGACATCTGAAGGTACGGCTGTTGTAACGGCACAGCGCTCAACCATGCGTCTTGAAGTGGACCGCAAGTCGTATAATGTGGACCAGACAATAGCCAACACAGGAGCCACTGCCGATGAAGTGCTTGAAAACATTCCTTCTGTGGAAGTTGACCAAGATGGCAACATTTCTCTTCGCGGCAATTCCAGCGTTGAAGTATGGATTAACGGACGTGCCAGCGGACTGACCAGCGAGAACCGCTATGAAATCTTGCAGCAACTCCCTGCAGAAAGCATTGAGCGCGTAGAAGTCATCGACAATCCTTCTGCCAAATTCAGCGCAGAAGGTTCGGCGGGCATCATCAACATCGTGCTGAAGAAAAACCGCAAGGCAGGCTATTATGGTTCGGTACAAGTGGGGGGCAACACCAATGGCGGTGCTAATGCCAGTGGAAACATCAACTACAGTAGTTCTAAATTCGATGCCTATTTGAATCTCGGCTATCGCCACCGTCACAACAATCGCGGTGGAAGTTACAGCCGCCAGACCTACACCGACGAAGACATCTTCCAGAATTATGACGGTAAGAACCAAAGTCGTGGCAACAACCTCTTCACACGGGCAGGCATAACCTACCACGCAACACCAAAGGACGACATCACCCTTGCCGGCATGATGATGCAGGGCGGTCACAACCGTGTAAATTCCACTCTCTACCGATACGGCACACTCAGCACCGGCATAGAAAACAGCAATATGTTCCGCCGCACAGCCACCGACGGCAATATGCAAATGTATCACGGCGAACTTGTGTACCAGCACAATTTCAGCGAGACGCATTTCCTGAGTGCTTCTGCGGAATACAACCGCTGGATGATGAACGATGAAGCGGTTTATCAAGACAGTACGACATACGCAGATGGCATAACTCCTTCAGAATACAGTTACCAACTCCGTCCCAACCTCATCCGTAACAGGTCAATGGAGTTCAAATTAGACTACGAAAACCAAATCACCGACAATTTCAAACTGCAGACGGGTTACGACGCAAGGCTCAGCCACGAAAACACACCGCAAAGCATGGAAGCCGACTATACCGACTGGAATGGTGCACACCTCGTTATGGACGAGAATTTCTTCAACCGCTTCATCTATTCGCTCGATGTGCATGCACTCTATGCCACGGCGTCTTTGCAGTTCGGGAAACTCGGCGTGATGGCAGGACTGAGAGGAGAATACTGGAAGGTCAACACTGAGAGTTATAACTATGAACAGGAAACGGACCGCACCAAGCGTAATCCCGCGTTCAAGAAAGACTTCTTCCAACTCTTCCCGAGCGTCTTCCTCAACTACCAACTCTCCAAGGCAGACCAGATACAACTCAACTACTCCAGACGTCTGCGCCGTCCGTTTGGCGGACAGTTGAACAACTTCAAGAACACCCGCGATGCTTCGATTATCGACATGGGTAATCCACACCTTGAACCTGAATACTCCAACGCACTCTCGCTCAACTATCTGCGCATATGGGAACTCCATTCGCTCAGCGTCAGTGCATACTACAGACCGACGACCAACGTCATGCAGCGCATACAGTATCGCAACAACACCGACGGACTGATGTACCAGACCAACGAAAATGTATCAAAAAGCGTGAGCACAGGTCTGGAAATAGTGGCAAAGAACAAACTCTTCAAAATCCTCGACCTCACCACAACAGCCAATTTCTACTACTTCAAGATGCACGGCTACAACTTCCTCGTGGAAGACCAGATAGTCAGCGGAAAGGGCAACGAGAATTTCTGCTGGAACCTGCGCTCCATGGGTAGTTTCACACTCCCTGCCAACTTCACACTGCAACTCACTGCCGACTATCGCTCCCGACAGTCAACCGCACAGGGCTTCCGCCGCTCAAACTTCAGTTTCGATGCAGGATTGAGAAAGACCTTCCTCAACCGCAAATTCACCGTTGCGCTCAACTGCCGCGACCTCTTCGACACACGCAAGTTCCGCAACGTTACCGTTACCGACCAATTCACACGCGACCAGAAATTCTGGCGCGGTGGACGCAACGTCAACCTGACCCTCACCTGGAACTTCGGCAACATGAAGCAGAAGCCCAAGAAACGCCAGGCACAGCAGCAGGACGACATGGACATGAACGGCGGCTACGACAACGGCAGCGAAATGGAATAA
- a CDS encoding putative transporter — protein MDWLINIFTDTSSLAHIMVLIAIVISAGVALGKVKFAGISLGVTFVLFVGILVGHIYTHSGMANEENLAAPGQVLNFIQDFGLILFVYCIGLQVGPGFFQSFKSGGGMKMNYIAIGIVLLNVAVMLGLYYLVFASKGDKNDLPMMVGVLYGAITNTPGLGAAQEALKTVGGFGDLNIASGYACAYPLGVVGIIGSMILLRFICKISLKDEEEEIRKLQEDNPHAKPHRMSIKVTNHSIDGKKLSQIREFLNRTFVCTRILKDGNYITPSHDTVVGYGDLLNLVCAEDDSDAVLAFLGETVEGYDWKEERSETVSRRILVTQNSVNGKTFGEMHFSSVYGVNVTRITRQGMELFADRALRIQIGDRLLVVGEKEAVERVANVLGNSVKRLDHPNIGAIFLGILLGIVLGMLPIAIPGMSVPLKLGLAGGPLIIAILIGAYAYKLHLNTYMTSGANLFIRELGLALFLAAVGIKAGATFWSTVTNGDGLTYVWCGFLITTIPLLIMGFVARKVYKFNYFTLMGMMAGATTDPPALGYANMTSSTDAPNVGYSTVYPLSMFLRILCAQAIILFLCT, from the coding sequence ATGGATTGGCTCATTAATATTTTTACTGACACAAGTTCCTTGGCACATATCATGGTGCTTATTGCCATTGTCATTTCCGCTGGCGTGGCATTGGGAAAGGTCAAATTTGCAGGTATCTCGCTAGGTGTTACATTCGTTCTCTTCGTGGGCATCCTTGTGGGGCATATCTATACGCACTCCGGTATGGCTAATGAGGAAAATCTTGCAGCGCCGGGGCAAGTGCTCAACTTCATCCAGGACTTCGGACTGATTCTCTTTGTCTATTGCATCGGTCTGCAAGTGGGACCGGGTTTCTTCCAGAGTTTCAAATCGGGCGGCGGCATGAAGATGAACTACATCGCCATAGGCATCGTGCTGCTTAACGTGGCTGTCATGCTGGGGCTTTACTATCTCGTTTTCGCATCGAAAGGCGACAAGAACGATCTCCCCATGATGGTGGGTGTGCTCTACGGTGCCATAACGAACACGCCCGGTCTCGGTGCTGCACAAGAAGCGCTCAAGACTGTTGGCGGTTTCGGCGACCTGAACATCGCGAGCGGCTATGCCTGTGCCTACCCGCTTGGCGTTGTGGGCATCATCGGCTCAATGATTCTTCTGCGCTTCATCTGCAAAATCAGCCTCAAAGATGAAGAAGAAGAAATCAGAAAATTGCAGGAGGACAATCCTCACGCAAAACCACACCGCATGAGCATCAAGGTGACCAACCACAGCATTGACGGTAAGAAACTCTCACAAATCAGGGAATTCCTCAACAGGACATTCGTCTGCACACGAATACTCAAGGACGGCAACTATATCACGCCAAGCCACGACACCGTGGTAGGATATGGTGACCTCCTCAACCTCGTCTGTGCAGAAGATGACAGCGACGCTGTTCTCGCATTCCTTGGCGAAACCGTTGAAGGTTACGACTGGAAAGAGGAGCGCAGCGAAACGGTGTCCAGGCGCATACTCGTTACACAGAACAGCGTAAACGGCAAGACGTTTGGAGAAATGCACTTCAGTTCGGTGTATGGCGTCAATGTTACGCGCATCACCCGTCAGGGCATGGAACTCTTCGCCGACCGCGCACTGCGCATACAGATTGGCGACCGACTCCTCGTCGTGGGCGAGAAGGAAGCCGTAGAACGTGTGGCTAACGTGCTGGGCAACAGTGTGAAACGCCTTGACCACCCCAACATCGGTGCCATCTTCCTCGGCATACTCCTTGGCATCGTGCTCGGTATGCTGCCCATAGCCATACCCGGCATGTCGGTGCCTCTAAAACTCGGACTCGCAGGCGGACCGCTCATCATAGCCATCCTAATCGGTGCATACGCCTACAAACTCCACCTGAACACCTACATGACGAGCGGTGCCAACCTGTTCATCAGAGAATTAGGTCTTGCGCTCTTCCTCGCCGCAGTGGGCATAAAAGCCGGAGCAACATTCTGGTCAACGGTTACAAATGGCGACGGACTGACATACGTGTGGTGCGGTTTCCTTATCACCACCATTCCACTGCTTATCATGGGATTCGTGGCAAGAAAAGTCTATAAGTTCAATTACTTCACCCTCATGGGTATGATGGCAGGTGCCACCACCGACCCACCCGCACTGGGATATGCCAACATGACGTCATCGACGGACGCGCCCAACGTGGGCTACTCCACCGTCTATCCGCTCTCCATGTTCCTGCGCATACTCTGTGCACAAGCCATCATTCTCTTCCTCTGCACATAG
- a CDS encoding ADP-ribosylglycohydrolase family protein, giving the protein MLGSIIGDIVGSVYEFNNIKTKDFPFFSSGCTFTDDSILTLATADWLLHGGDVAHYYSRYAQEYPSPMGSYGGGFLCWIEQTKAGIFSPYNSCGNGSAMRVGPVGWAFDTEEEVMQAAKTSAECTHNHPEGIKGAQATALCILMARQGKDKETIRKVIEEKFHYDLQFTCDSIRDTYGWGAVCQNTVPQAIVAFLDAEDFEDAIRNVISIGGDSDTLGCITGSIAEAFYGIPQDLRDETFALLPNNFAKLVSDFENKYRDSTLHKK; this is encoded by the coding sequence ATGTTAGGTAGCATTATCGGCGACATCGTAGGCAGTGTTTACGAATTCAACAATATCAAGACCAAGGACTTTCCTTTCTTTTCTTCTGGATGCACCTTCACGGACGACAGCATCCTCACCCTCGCCACAGCCGACTGGTTGCTCCACGGGGGAGACGTGGCACACTATTACAGCAGATATGCACAGGAATACCCAAGCCCCATGGGCAGTTATGGCGGCGGCTTCCTCTGCTGGATAGAACAGACCAAGGCAGGCATCTTCAGCCCGTACAACAGTTGCGGAAACGGTTCTGCCATGCGCGTGGGACCCGTAGGCTGGGCTTTCGACACAGAGGAAGAAGTGATGCAGGCTGCCAAGACTTCGGCAGAATGTACCCACAACCATCCCGAAGGCATCAAGGGCGCACAAGCCACAGCGCTGTGCATTCTCATGGCTCGACAGGGGAAAGACAAGGAAACCATCAGAAAGGTCATTGAAGAAAAGTTCCACTACGACCTGCAATTCACCTGCGACAGCATCCGCGACACCTACGGCTGGGGTGCTGTGTGCCAAAACACGGTTCCGCAGGCGATAGTGGCGTTCCTCGACGCAGAAGATTTTGAGGATGCCATACGCAACGTCATCAGCATCGGTGGCGATTCCGACACACTGGGCTGCATCACGGGAAGCATAGCCGAAGCCTTCTATGGCATACCACAGGACCTTCGCGACGAGACTTTTGCCCTGTTGCCAAACAATTTCGCAAAACTGGTCAGCGATTTTGAAAATAAATACAGAGACAGCACTCTCCATAAAAAATAA
- the fucU gene encoding L-fucose mutarotase: MLKGISPLISPELLKILASMGHGDEIVLSDAHFPAESFNDRVIRADGLRVPELLRAILPLFELDAYVEHPLVMMAAVPGDTLDPAVEESYLKAVNETNPQIKAFGHEERFAFYERTKKAYAVLVTGETVKYGNIILKKGVTPIE; the protein is encoded by the coding sequence ATGTTAAAAGGAATTTCACCACTCATCAGTCCCGAACTGCTTAAAATATTGGCAAGCATGGGACATGGCGACGAAATAGTGCTCAGCGACGCACATTTCCCCGCAGAATCGTTCAACGACAGGGTTATCAGAGCCGACGGACTGCGTGTGCCCGAACTGTTGAGAGCCATACTCCCTCTCTTCGAACTCGACGCATACGTGGAGCATCCCCTCGTGATGATGGCTGCCGTACCGGGCGACACACTCGACCCCGCTGTGGAAGAATCCTATCTCAAAGCCGTGAACGAAACGAACCCGCAAATCAAAGCCTTCGGACATGAAGAGCGTTTCGCCTTCTACGAAAGGACAAAGAAAGCCTACGCCGTACTCGTTACCGGCGAAACGGTAAAATACGGCAACATTATCCTCAAGAAGGGCGTAACACCCATAGAATAA
- a CDS encoding heavy-metal-associated domain-containing protein, giving the protein MKRYHYIIALAMAASFSLSASANNSSKAGVNSKNAVIEMQHHKEKSASIAIYNYNSLSRSKIVKAALRIKGVKNARWNRANHSLIVVYNDRVVSLSQIRNALARQGYQLQAGKNHGDKNAGWKHGGAKNNGSNNHGSMNHGNVGHGQKNDKGKASNHDSKGKSGGFGKQGGRK; this is encoded by the coding sequence ATGAAACGCTATCATTACATCATCGCATTGGCTATGGCAGCCTCTTTCAGCCTTTCGGCAAGTGCAAATAACAGTTCAAAAGCCGGTGTAAACAGCAAGAACGCAGTTATCGAAATGCAACATCACAAGGAGAAAAGTGCCTCAATAGCCATCTACAACTACAACAGTCTCAGCAGAAGTAAAATAGTAAAGGCTGCATTGCGCATAAAAGGAGTGAAGAATGCCAGATGGAACAGGGCCAACCATTCGCTCATCGTGGTTTATAACGACAGAGTGGTTTCGCTCAGCCAAATCCGCAATGCTCTTGCAAGACAGGGATACCAACTCCAGGCAGGGAAAAACCATGGCGATAAAAACGCAGGATGGAAGCATGGAGGGGCGAAGAATAACGGCTCCAACAACCACGGCTCCATGAACCACGGCAATGTAGGACACGGACAGAAGAACGACAAAGGGAAGGCTTCCAACCACGATTCTAAAGGCAAATCAGGTGGTTTCGGCAAGCAAGGTGGCAGAAAATAA